A genome region from Streptomyces sp. NBC_01296 includes the following:
- a CDS encoding nuclear transport factor 2 family protein: MTQRVDLATVMDRLAIDEVVTGYAVAVDDGDWAAYRALFAPAGRADYSSAGGIEGPAAEVADWLAQTMRLFPVRQHLIVNRLIRLEDLGGSPGDRAEVRADFLNPMRLAGEEFDGSVTAPNFVAAGRYTFDLARTARDGWRLTRVTVHEKWRHMSA; encoded by the coding sequence ATGACGCAGCGTGTGGACCTCGCCACGGTCATGGACCGGCTGGCGATCGACGAGGTGGTCACGGGGTACGCGGTGGCCGTGGACGACGGCGACTGGGCGGCGTACCGCGCGCTGTTCGCTCCCGCAGGACGGGCCGACTACAGCTCGGCGGGCGGGATCGAGGGCCCGGCCGCCGAGGTCGCGGACTGGCTCGCGCAGACCATGAGGCTGTTCCCGGTGCGCCAGCACCTCATCGTCAACCGGCTGATCCGGCTGGAGGACCTCGGCGGCTCCCCCGGCGACCGTGCCGAGGTGCGCGCCGACTTCCTCAACCCGATGCGGCTGGCCGGCGAGGAGTTCGACGGGTCGGTGACCGCGCCGAATTTCGTCGCCGCCGGCCGCTACACCTTCGATCTCGCCCGCACCGCCCGCGACGGCTGGCGGCTCACCCGTGTCACCGTGCACGAGAAATGGCGGCACATGTCCGCGTAG
- a CDS encoding Gfo/Idh/MocA family protein yields the protein MKVGVIGLGDIAQKAYLPVLTARPGVELHLQTRTPATLERIGEMHHIPAARRHTDLDGLLAEGLDAAFVHAPTAVHPEIVTRLLAADVPTYVDKPLAYELVESRRLVELAEERGVSLAVGFNRRHAPGYVQCADHPRDLIVMQKNRIGLPEDPRTFVLDDFIHVVDTLRFLLPGETDHIDVRAQVRDGLMHQVVLQLSGAGFTALGIMNRLSGSTEEILEVSGQETKRQVVNLAEIIDHRGQPTVRRRGDWVPVARQRGIEQAVDAFLESVAAGRTVGARDALLTHELCEQVVSSALEQAS from the coding sequence GTGAAGGTCGGCGTCATCGGACTCGGCGACATCGCCCAGAAGGCGTACCTGCCCGTCCTCACCGCCCGCCCGGGCGTCGAGCTGCACCTGCAGACCCGTACTCCGGCCACGCTGGAGCGGATCGGGGAGATGCACCACATCCCGGCCGCACGCCGGCACACCGACCTCGACGGACTGCTGGCCGAAGGCCTCGACGCGGCATTCGTGCACGCCCCGACGGCCGTTCACCCCGAGATCGTGACACGGCTGCTCGCGGCCGACGTGCCGACATACGTGGACAAGCCCCTCGCCTACGAGCTCGTGGAATCGCGGCGGCTGGTCGAACTGGCCGAGGAGCGCGGGGTGTCGCTCGCCGTCGGCTTCAACCGCCGCCACGCGCCCGGCTACGTGCAGTGCGCCGACCACCCGCGTGACCTGATCGTCATGCAGAAGAACCGGATCGGGCTGCCCGAGGACCCCCGGACCTTCGTCCTCGACGACTTCATCCACGTCGTCGACACCCTGCGCTTCCTGCTGCCCGGCGAGACCGACCACATCGACGTCCGGGCCCAGGTGCGCGACGGGCTGATGCACCAGGTCGTCCTCCAGCTGTCGGGCGCCGGCTTCACCGCGCTCGGCATCATGAACCGGCTGTCCGGGTCCACCGAGGAGATCCTCGAGGTGTCCGGGCAGGAGACCAAGCGGCAGGTCGTCAACCTCGCCGAGATCATCGACCACCGGGGCCAGCCGACCGTGCGGCGCCGCGGGGACTGGGTGCCGGTCGCCCGCCAGCGCGGCATCGAGCAGGCCGTGGACGCGTTCCTGGAGTCGGTCGCGGCGGGCAGGACGGTCGGTGCCCGCGACGCGCTGCTCACCCACGAGCTGTGCGAGCAGGTGGTGTCGTCGGCTCTGGAGCAGGCTTCCTGA
- a CDS encoding MFS transporter: MSSPPTTPSRTTAHRRRPAWAGRNYTLLTGAAVVTNIGSHGALIASAFAVLEAGGSGGDVGLVAAARTLPLVLFLLIGGALADRLPRHRVMVAANALNCVSQAAFAVLVLTGHPQLWQMMLLTALCGTGTAFFNPAAEGMLLSSVSGEHANRAFALFRMAMNGAGIGGAALGGAMIAAIGPGWVLAVDAAAFALAGALRAFLDVSHVPDRAAGGGLLADLREGWVEFRTRPWLWSIVLQFSVVVAVVGAAEAVYGPLVARDQLGGPAPWGLALGFFGIGTIAGAVLMMVWKPRRLLLVGTVCVFPLALPSAGLAVPLPVWGLCAVMFVSGTAIEVFGVNWMTTMHQEIPEEKFSRVSAYDWFGSVSMLPLATAVAGPAESAFGRTSALWGCATLVVLGTAAVLFVPDVRRLTRKPSPPKASSIPAAAAPDPAAAPTGSGVCPASRG; this comes from the coding sequence GTGAGCTCTCCCCCCACCACCCCGTCCCGGACGACCGCACACCGCCGCCGGCCCGCCTGGGCCGGCCGCAACTACACCCTGCTGACGGGTGCCGCGGTCGTGACGAACATCGGCAGCCACGGAGCTCTCATCGCGTCGGCCTTCGCCGTCCTGGAGGCGGGCGGGTCCGGCGGCGACGTCGGCCTGGTGGCGGCGGCCCGTACGCTCCCGCTCGTCCTCTTCCTGCTCATCGGCGGCGCGCTCGCCGACCGGCTGCCGCGCCACCGGGTGATGGTCGCGGCCAACGCCCTCAACTGCGTCTCGCAGGCGGCGTTCGCCGTGCTCGTCCTGACCGGGCACCCGCAGCTGTGGCAGATGATGCTGCTCACCGCGCTCTGCGGCACCGGCACGGCCTTCTTCAACCCCGCCGCCGAGGGCATGCTGCTCTCCAGCGTCTCCGGCGAGCACGCCAACCGCGCCTTCGCCCTCTTCCGGATGGCCATGAACGGCGCCGGCATCGGCGGGGCGGCGCTCGGCGGGGCCATGATCGCCGCGATCGGCCCCGGCTGGGTCCTGGCCGTGGACGCCGCCGCGTTCGCTCTGGCCGGAGCCCTCCGCGCCTTCCTGGACGTCAGCCACGTCCCCGACCGGGCCGCGGGGGGCGGCCTGCTGGCGGACCTGCGCGAGGGCTGGGTGGAGTTCCGGACCCGGCCCTGGCTGTGGAGCATCGTGCTCCAGTTCTCCGTGGTCGTCGCCGTCGTCGGTGCGGCCGAGGCGGTCTACGGTCCGCTCGTCGCCCGCGACCAGCTGGGCGGGCCCGCCCCCTGGGGCCTTGCACTGGGCTTCTTCGGCATCGGCACCATCGCCGGGGCCGTCCTGATGATGGTGTGGAAACCGCGCCGGCTGCTGCTGGTCGGCACCGTGTGCGTGTTCCCGCTGGCGCTGCCGTCGGCGGGTCTGGCGGTCCCGCTGCCGGTGTGGGGCCTGTGTGCGGTGATGTTCGTCAGCGGCACGGCCATCGAGGTGTTCGGCGTGAACTGGATGACGACCATGCACCAGGAGATCCCGGAGGAGAAGTTCTCCCGGGTCTCCGCCTACGACTGGTTCGGCTCGGTGTCCATGCTCCCGCTGGCCACCGCCGTGGCCGGTCCGGCCGAGTCGGCCTTCGGCCGTACCTCCGCCCTGTGGGGCTGCGCCACGCTGGTCGTCCTGGGCACCGCGGCGGTCCTCTTCGTTCCGGACGTACGCCGGCTGACCCGCAAGCCCTCGCCCCCGAAGGCCTCCTCGATCCCGGCCGCCGCCGCACCCGACCCGGCGGCCGCGCCCACCGGGAGTGGGGTGTGTCCGGCTAGCCGAGGCTGA
- a CDS encoding spermidine synthase codes for MPDVDRERAWLLTVDGAPQSYVDLDDPEYLEFEYVRRLAHVLDCVAHPGTALDVLHLGGGALTLPRYAAATRPGSRQAVVEFDAALVELVAEHLPLPAGSGVTVHAADARAWLEGAAADSADVLVADVFGGSRVPAQLTSVEYAREAARVLRPGGVYAANLADGAPFGFLRAQLANFGAAFGQLALVAEPGVLRGRRFGNAVLLASDAELPVAALSRLCAADAFPARVEEGAALARFMKGAAPVGDADAVASPEPPEGAFSLG; via the coding sequence ATGCCGGACGTGGACCGGGAGCGGGCCTGGCTGCTGACCGTCGACGGCGCGCCGCAGTCGTACGTGGACCTCGACGATCCCGAATACCTGGAGTTCGAGTACGTACGCCGGCTCGCGCACGTCCTGGACTGCGTGGCGCACCCCGGGACCGCGCTGGACGTGCTGCACCTCGGCGGCGGCGCGCTGACGCTGCCCCGGTACGCGGCGGCGACCCGGCCGGGCTCCCGGCAGGCGGTGGTGGAGTTCGACGCCGCTCTGGTGGAGTTGGTGGCGGAGCACCTGCCGCTGCCGGCCGGGTCGGGAGTCACGGTGCACGCCGCCGATGCGCGGGCCTGGCTGGAGGGCGCGGCCGCCGACAGTGCGGACGTCCTGGTCGCCGACGTGTTCGGCGGCTCGCGGGTGCCAGCGCAGCTGACCTCAGTGGAGTACGCGCGGGAGGCGGCCCGGGTGCTGCGGCCGGGCGGGGTCTACGCGGCGAACCTGGCCGACGGGGCGCCGTTCGGGTTCCTGCGGGCCCAGCTCGCCAACTTCGGGGCGGCGTTCGGGCAGCTCGCGCTGGTCGCGGAGCCGGGTGTGCTGCGCGGGCGGCGGTTCGGGAACGCGGTGCTGCTCGCCTCGGACGCGGAGCTGCCGGTGGCTGCGCTGTCGCGGCTGTGCGCGGCGGACGCGTTTCCCGCGCGGGTCGAGGAGGGGGCGGCCCTGGCCCGGTTCATGAAGGGGGCGGCGCCGGTCGGGGACGCGGACGCCGTTGCCTCGCCGGAGCCGCCGGAGGGCGCGTTCAGCCTCGGCTAG
- a CDS encoding TVP38/TMEM64 family protein, whose amino-acid sequence MSLLLAPWTRLSLLVVLLLAAGVCVVLYEPQRILSEGWPPGLPVGTAVLLFAAAYGVATAALVPRPLLNLAAGAVFGIPFGLVAAVGGSVIGAGISFGLGRMMGRDAVRPLLRGRWLQAADDQLARHGFRSMLAVRIFPGLPFAVANYCAAVSRCGWLPFLLATAIGVVPNTAAYVVAGASASSPDSPAFLASFGFIAVSAVAAAVVGWRKRHRLAPVPVCETYDHAPQHPPVVSAAPHGP is encoded by the coding sequence ATGTCCCTCCTCCTCGCGCCGTGGACCCGGCTGTCGCTGCTCGTCGTGCTGCTGCTGGCGGCCGGCGTGTGCGTCGTGCTGTACGAGCCCCAGCGCATCCTGTCGGAGGGCTGGCCCCCGGGTCTGCCGGTGGGCACGGCGGTCCTGCTGTTCGCGGCCGCGTACGGGGTGGCCACGGCGGCCCTGGTGCCGCGCCCGCTGCTCAACCTGGCGGCGGGAGCCGTCTTCGGCATCCCGTTCGGCCTGGTCGCGGCGGTCGGCGGCTCCGTCATCGGCGCCGGGATCTCCTTCGGGCTGGGCCGGATGATGGGCCGGGACGCCGTACGGCCGCTGCTGCGCGGCCGCTGGCTGCAGGCGGCCGACGACCAGCTGGCCCGGCACGGCTTCCGCTCGATGCTGGCGGTCCGCATCTTCCCTGGCCTGCCGTTCGCGGTCGCCAACTACTGCGCGGCCGTGTCCCGCTGCGGCTGGCTGCCCTTCCTCCTCGCGACGGCGATCGGGGTCGTCCCGAACACCGCCGCGTACGTGGTCGCGGGTGCGAGCGCCTCCTCGCCGGACTCCCCCGCCTTCCTCGCCTCGTTCGGCTTCATCGCCGTCTCGGCGGTGGCGGCAGCGGTCGTCGGGTGGCGCAAGCGGCACCGGCTGGCGCCCGTACCGGTGTGTGAAACGTACGATCATGCACCGCAGCACCCCCCTGTGGTCAGTGCCGCTCCCCACGGGCCCTAG
- a CDS encoding DNA alkylation repair protein — protein sequence MRPNDQRPPKVPHSALADTLLDRLTTTYGAAADPAQARSMAAYMKDVAPFLGIRTPLRRELSKAVTAHTPKPAEADVAALALRCWELPEREYHYFAVDYLRRHVRVCSSGFLPVVRQLIVTVPWWDTVDLLAAHAVGPLVAADPALTAVMDDWIGDEDLWLARTALLHQLRYRSATDTGRLFDYCRRQCGHPDFFIRKAIGWALREYAKTDPEAVRAFVAAERDALSPLSVREALKNL from the coding sequence ATGCGGCCGAACGACCAGCGCCCCCCGAAGGTCCCGCACAGCGCCCTCGCGGACACCCTCCTCGACCGCCTCACCACGACGTACGGAGCGGCCGCCGACCCGGCGCAGGCCCGGTCCATGGCCGCGTACATGAAGGACGTCGCGCCCTTCCTGGGCATCCGCACCCCGCTGCGGCGCGAGCTGTCGAAAGCCGTGACCGCGCACACCCCCAAGCCGGCGGAGGCGGACGTGGCAGCGCTCGCGCTGCGCTGCTGGGAGCTCCCGGAACGCGAGTACCACTACTTCGCGGTGGACTATCTGCGCCGCCACGTCCGCGTCTGCTCCTCCGGCTTCCTGCCGGTGGTCCGGCAGCTGATCGTCACCGTCCCGTGGTGGGACACCGTCGACCTCCTCGCGGCCCACGCGGTCGGCCCGCTCGTGGCCGCCGACCCGGCGCTCACGGCCGTGATGGACGACTGGATCGGGGACGAGGACCTCTGGCTCGCCCGCACCGCCCTCCTCCACCAGCTGCGCTACAGGTCCGCGACGGACACCGGGCGCCTCTTCGACTACTGCCGCCGCCAGTGCGGGCACCCGGACTTCTTCATCCGCAAGGCGATCGGCTGGGCGCTGCGCGAGTACGCGAAGACGGACCCGGAGGCGGTCCGCGCCTTCGTCGCGGCGGAGCGGGACGCCCTGTCGCCCCTGTCCGTGCGCGAAGCGCTCAAGAACCTCTGA
- a CDS encoding DinB family protein translates to MTTTTGSHRTEPSTTADEREMLDGWLDYHRSTLAWKCEGLGDEQLRRAPLAPSELSLLGLVRHMAEVERYWFREIMLGEDLPELYCTREDPDGDFHFGANETWSLTEQTWQTEVELARQAAAGRSLDLLSDPDSHHRGEAFSLRWVYTHMIEEYARHNGHADLLREQIDGATGD, encoded by the coding sequence ATGACCACCACCACCGGATCCCATCGCACCGAGCCCTCCACCACCGCCGACGAGCGGGAGATGCTGGACGGCTGGCTCGACTACCACCGCTCCACCCTCGCCTGGAAGTGCGAGGGGCTCGGCGACGAGCAGCTGCGCCGTGCCCCGCTCGCCCCCTCCGAACTGAGCCTGCTGGGCCTCGTACGGCACATGGCGGAGGTGGAGCGGTACTGGTTCCGGGAGATCATGCTGGGCGAGGACCTCCCCGAGCTGTACTGCACGCGCGAGGACCCGGACGGGGACTTCCACTTCGGCGCGAACGAGACCTGGTCCCTGACCGAGCAGACCTGGCAGACCGAGGTCGAGCTGGCGCGCCAGGCCGCGGCGGGCCGTTCGCTGGACCTGCTGTCGGATCCCGACAGCCACCACCGCGGCGAGGCGTTCAGCCTGCGCTGGGTCTACACGCACATGATCGAGGAGTACGCGCGCCACAACGGGCACGCGGACCTGCTGCGCGAGCAGATCGACGGCGCCACGGGCGACTGA
- a CDS encoding patatin-like phospholipase family protein, translated as MSGGGTALVLGSGGLTGVGWEAGILYGLAQAGVDLTDAGLVVGTSAGSVVGAQLTSGLLTPQELYERQLGDPAGEPVARFGAGLLARYAVAMARSRDPESYRRRVGAFALAADTGGEAERRKVLEARLVSHEWPERRLVVTAVDALTGEPAAFDRESGAGLVDAVSASCAVPGVWPPVTVGGRRFIDGGIRSATNADLASGCARVVILAPLPLGSGRLPSPTAQAARLREAGARVLLITASAQARKAIGRNVLDPARRDPAARAGLAQAAEHAAEAAAVWAG; from the coding sequence ATGAGCGGCGGCGGTACGGCACTGGTGCTGGGCAGCGGAGGACTCACCGGCGTCGGCTGGGAGGCCGGGATCCTGTACGGGCTCGCGCAGGCGGGCGTGGATCTGACCGACGCCGGCCTCGTCGTCGGCACCTCGGCGGGCTCGGTGGTGGGCGCCCAGCTCACCTCCGGGCTGCTCACCCCGCAGGAGCTATACGAGCGCCAGCTCGGCGACCCCGCCGGAGAGCCGGTGGCCCGGTTCGGGGCGGGGCTCCTCGCCCGCTACGCCGTCGCGATGGCGCGCTCGCGGGACCCGGAGAGCTACCGCAGGCGGGTCGGCGCCTTCGCGCTGGCCGCCGACACCGGCGGTGAGGCGGAGCGGCGCAAAGTGCTGGAGGCCCGGCTCGTCTCCCACGAGTGGCCCGAGCGCAGGCTCGTCGTCACTGCCGTCGACGCGCTCACCGGCGAGCCCGCGGCCTTCGACCGGGAGAGCGGCGCCGGACTGGTCGACGCGGTCTCGGCGAGCTGCGCGGTGCCCGGGGTGTGGCCGCCGGTCACCGTGGGCGGACGCCGGTTCATCGACGGCGGGATCCGGTCGGCGACCAATGCCGACCTCGCCTCCGGCTGTGCGCGGGTGGTCATCCTCGCGCCGCTCCCGCTCGGATCCGGGCGCCTCCCGTCACCGACCGCCCAGGCGGCGCGGCTGCGGGAGGCGGGGGCCCGGGTGCTGCTGATCACCGCGTCTGCGCAGGCCCGCAAGGCCATCGGGCGCAACGTCCTCGACCCGGCGCGGCGGGACCCGGCGGCGCGTGCCGGGCTCGCGCAGGCGGCGGAGCACGCGGCCGAGGCGGCCGCCGTCTGGGCGGGCTGA
- the lnt gene encoding apolipoprotein N-acyltransferase, with protein MLSKRTRCWRAAAAAAAGALACLAFPAPALWWFAYVALVPWMLLLRTAPTGRRAALEGWLGGAGFIVAVHHWLWPSLHVFLLLVAALLGLLWIPWALLVREFLGGVPDPGRATAALFLVPAGWLLSELARSWQGLGGPWGLLGASQWQVAPALRLASVGGVWLVSLLVVAVNCGLVLLIAVPGARVPAVAGMAGCAVLTGVVWLWVPRPEVSGTLRVAVVQPGLVADGPDSTDLRFAAGERLTRTLAGQPVDLVVWGESSVGADLAARPDLARRLASLSAEVGAPLLVNVDARRPPGPDAAPAATAAALPDGGIYKSSVLVGPHGPTGDRYDKMRLVPFGEYIPARSLLGWATSVGKAAGEDRRRGEGPVLMHLPGRPGVRFGPLVCFESAFPDMSRRLTRDGAALLIAQSATSSFQHSWAPAQHASLAAVRAAEDGRPVVHATLTGISEVHGPSGERIGPALATSARAAQVYEVPLARGTTLYVRFGDWPVGAALALLAAYCTLEGTRSLGLRKPAPEPTTPPARTARG; from the coding sequence ATGCTCTCGAAGCGGACCCGGTGCTGGCGTGCGGCGGCCGCGGCCGCCGCCGGGGCACTGGCTTGCCTCGCCTTTCCCGCCCCCGCGCTCTGGTGGTTCGCGTACGTCGCCCTCGTGCCCTGGATGCTGCTGCTGAGGACGGCACCGACCGGGCGGCGCGCCGCCCTGGAAGGCTGGCTCGGCGGCGCCGGGTTCATCGTCGCCGTCCACCACTGGCTGTGGCCCAGCCTGCACGTGTTCCTGCTGCTCGTGGCGGCCCTGCTGGGGCTTCTCTGGATCCCCTGGGCCCTGCTGGTGCGGGAGTTCCTCGGCGGGGTCCCGGATCCGGGCCGGGCGACGGCCGCACTGTTCCTCGTACCGGCGGGCTGGCTGCTGTCGGAGCTGGCCCGGTCCTGGCAGGGGCTGGGCGGGCCGTGGGGCCTGCTGGGGGCGAGCCAGTGGCAGGTGGCGCCCGCACTGCGGCTCGCCTCGGTGGGCGGGGTGTGGCTGGTGAGCCTGCTGGTGGTGGCGGTGAACTGCGGGCTGGTGCTGCTGATCGCGGTGCCGGGCGCCCGGGTCCCGGCGGTGGCCGGGATGGCGGGGTGCGCGGTGCTGACCGGGGTCGTGTGGCTGTGGGTGCCACGGCCCGAGGTGTCGGGCACGCTCCGCGTGGCCGTCGTCCAGCCGGGCCTGGTGGCGGACGGCCCGGACAGCACCGACCTCCGGTTCGCCGCCGGGGAGCGGCTGACGCGGACGCTGGCCGGGCAGCCGGTGGACCTGGTGGTGTGGGGCGAGAGCAGCGTCGGGGCGGACCTGGCGGCGCGCCCGGACCTGGCCCGGCGCCTCGCTTCGCTCTCCGCCGAGGTCGGCGCCCCGCTGCTGGTCAACGTCGACGCCCGGCGCCCGCCGGGCCCGGACGCGGCGCCGGCCGCAACGGCGGCTGCGCTGCCCGACGGCGGCATCTACAAGAGCTCCGTCCTCGTCGGCCCCCACGGGCCGACCGGCGACCGGTACGACAAGATGCGCCTGGTCCCCTTCGGCGAGTACATACCGGCCCGGTCCCTGCTCGGCTGGGCCACCTCGGTCGGCAAGGCCGCCGGCGAGGACCGCCGGCGCGGCGAGGGCCCGGTGCTGATGCACCTGCCGGGGCGGCCCGGTGTCCGCTTCGGCCCGCTGGTCTGCTTCGAGTCCGCCTTCCCCGACATGAGCCGCCGGCTGACCCGCGACGGGGCCGCCCTGCTGATCGCCCAGTCGGCCACCTCGAGCTTCCAGCACAGCTGGGCCCCGGCGCAGCACGCCTCGCTCGCCGCCGTGCGCGCCGCCGAGGACGGCCGCCCCGTGGTGCACGCCACTCTCACCGGGATCAGCGAGGTGCACGGTCCCTCGGGCGAGCGGATCGGCCCGGCACTGGCGACCTCCGCGCGTGCGGCGCAGGTGTACGAGGTCCCGCTCGCCCGCGGCACGACGCTCTACGTCCGCTTCGGGGACTGGCCCGTGGGGGCCGCCCTCGCGCTGCTGGCGGCGTACTGCACGCTCGAGGGCACCCGGTCGCTCGGGCTCAGGAAGCCTGCTCCAGAGCCGACGACACCACCTGCTCGCACAGCTCGTGGGTGA
- a CDS encoding undecaprenyl-diphosphate phosphatase: MSWFESLILGLVQGLTEFLPISSSAHLRLTAAFAGWQDPGAAFTAITQIGTEAAVLIYFRKDIARIISTWFRSLFTKALRSEQDAKMGWLVIVGSIPIGVLGVAFKDQITGPARDLRLTATTLIVMGVVLGIADRLAARDEEGGRHRAIRERKTLKELGVKDGLVFGLCQAMALIPGVSRSGATISGGLLLGFTREAAARYSFLLAIPAVLASGAFEIKDVIESPGHITWGPTILATVIAFFVGYAVIAWFMKFISSKSFMPFVIYRIALGIALFVLIGMGVLSPFAAQSAG; the protein is encoded by the coding sequence ATGAGCTGGTTCGAATCCCTAATCCTCGGTCTCGTCCAGGGGCTTACGGAGTTCCTCCCGATCTCCTCCAGCGCCCACCTCCGGCTGACCGCGGCATTCGCCGGCTGGCAGGACCCGGGCGCGGCCTTCACCGCGATCACGCAGATCGGCACCGAGGCCGCCGTGCTGATCTACTTCCGCAAGGACATCGCGCGGATCATCTCCACCTGGTTCCGCTCGCTGTTCACGAAGGCGCTGCGCTCGGAGCAGGACGCCAAGATGGGCTGGCTGGTGATCGTCGGGTCGATCCCGATCGGTGTCCTCGGTGTCGCGTTCAAGGACCAGATCACCGGCCCGGCCCGTGATCTTCGACTGACCGCCACCACCCTGATCGTGATGGGCGTCGTACTCGGCATCGCGGACCGGCTGGCCGCCCGCGACGAGGAGGGGGGCCGGCACCGTGCCATCCGTGAGCGCAAGACGCTCAAGGAACTGGGCGTCAAGGACGGCCTGGTCTTCGGTCTGTGCCAGGCCATGGCCCTGATCCCGGGCGTCTCCCGCTCCGGTGCGACGATCTCCGGCGGTCTGCTGCTGGGCTTCACGCGTGAGGCGGCGGCGCGCTACTCCTTCCTGCTCGCCATCCCGGCCGTGCTGGCCTCGGGCGCGTTCGAGATCAAGGACGTGATCGAGAGCCCGGGTCACATCACCTGGGGGCCGACGATCCTCGCCACGGTCATCGCGTTCTTCGTGGGCTACGCCGTCATCGCGTGGTTCATGAAGTTCATCTCCAGCAAGAGCTTCATGCCCTTCGTGATCTACCGGATCGCCCTGGGCATCGCACTGTTCGTACTGATCGGCATGGGCGTGCTCAGCCCCTTCGCCGCCCAGTCGGCCGGCTGA
- a CDS encoding DUF4442 domain-containing protein — MSADQMNVGELLAATVPMARTLNLQFLETTPERAVVRLPDQPDYHNHVGGPHAGAMFTLAESASGAIVLAAFGDQLSRAVPLAVRAEIGYKKLAKGVVTATATLGRPAAEVVAELDAGGRPEFPVTIAIQREDEAVTGEMTVVWTLRPNA, encoded by the coding sequence ATGAGCGCAGATCAGATGAACGTGGGCGAACTGCTCGCCGCGACGGTGCCGATGGCCCGGACCCTGAACCTCCAGTTCCTGGAGACCACCCCCGAGCGCGCGGTCGTCCGGCTGCCGGACCAGCCCGACTACCACAACCACGTGGGCGGCCCGCACGCCGGAGCCATGTTCACCCTCGCCGAGTCCGCGAGCGGCGCGATCGTCCTGGCCGCCTTCGGCGACCAGCTCTCGCGCGCCGTGCCCCTCGCCGTCAGGGCCGAGATCGGCTACAAGAAGCTCGCCAAGGGCGTCGTGACGGCCACCGCCACCCTCGGCCGCCCGGCCGCCGAGGTCGTCGCCGAACTCGACGCGGGCGGCCGCCCGGAGTTCCCGGTCACCATCGCCATCCAGCGCGAGGACGAGGCCGTGACGGGCGAGATGACCGTGGTCTGGACGCTGCGCCCCAACGCGTAG
- the tuf gene encoding elongation factor Tu, with protein MAKTAFVRTKPHLNIGTMGHVDHGKTTLTAAITKVLSERGGASFVPFDRIDRAPEEARRGITINLTHVEYETDTRHYAHVDMPGHADYVKNMVTGAAQLDGAILVVSALDGVMPQTAEHVLLARQVGVDHIVVALNKADAGDPELTDLVELEVRELLTANGYGGDGAPVVRVSGLGALEGDPRWTGAIEALLDAVDTYVPMPVRYTDAPFLLPVENVLTITGRGTVVTGAVERGSVRMGDRVSVLGGDGEPVETVVTGLETFGKPMESAEAGDNVALLLRGVPRDGVRRGQVVAAPGSVVPRRRFTAQVYVLSAREGGRTTPVASGYRPQFYIRTADVVGNVDLGAAAVARPGETVAMTVELGRDVPLEAGLGFAIREGGRTVGAGTVTAVLD; from the coding sequence ATGGCCAAGACGGCCTTCGTGCGCACCAAGCCGCACCTCAACATCGGCACCATGGGTCACGTCGACCACGGCAAGACCACCCTCACCGCCGCCATCACCAAGGTCCTGTCCGAGCGCGGCGGCGCCTCCTTCGTGCCGTTCGACCGGATCGACCGGGCCCCCGAGGAGGCCCGGCGCGGCATCACCATCAACCTCACGCACGTCGAGTACGAGACCGACACCCGGCACTACGCCCACGTGGACATGCCCGGGCACGCCGACTACGTCAAGAACATGGTCACCGGCGCCGCGCAGCTCGACGGGGCGATCCTCGTCGTCTCCGCGCTCGACGGGGTCATGCCACAGACCGCCGAGCACGTGCTCCTCGCCCGGCAGGTCGGCGTCGACCACATCGTCGTCGCGCTCAACAAGGCCGACGCCGGGGACCCCGAGCTCACCGACCTGGTCGAGCTGGAGGTCCGCGAGCTGCTCACCGCCAACGGCTACGGCGGGGACGGCGCGCCGGTCGTACGGGTCTCCGGACTCGGCGCGCTGGAGGGCGACCCGCGCTGGACCGGGGCGATCGAGGCACTGCTCGACGCCGTGGACACGTACGTGCCCATGCCCGTGCGGTACACGGACGCGCCTTTCCTGCTGCCGGTGGAGAACGTGCTGACCATCACCGGACGCGGGACGGTCGTGACCGGCGCCGTCGAGCGCGGCAGCGTGCGCATGGGCGACCGCGTGAGCGTCCTCGGCGGCGACGGCGAGCCCGTCGAGACCGTGGTGACCGGCCTGGAGACCTTCGGCAAGCCGATGGAGTCCGCCGAGGCCGGGGACAACGTCGCGCTGCTGCTGCGCGGGGTGCCGCGGGACGGCGTACGCCGCGGGCAGGTGGTCGCCGCGCCCGGGAGCGTCGTGCCCAGGCGCCGCTTCACCGCGCAGGTGTACGTGCTCTCCGCGCGGGAGGGCGGCCGTACGACACCGGTGGCGTCCGGGTACCGGCCGCAGTTCTACATCCGAACCGCCGACGTGGTGGGGAACGTGGACCTGGGCGCGGCGGCGGTGGCCCGGCCGGGCGAGACGGTCGCGATGACCGTCGAGCTCGGACGGGACGTGCCGCTGGAGGCGGGGCTCGGCTTCGCGATCCGCGAGGGCGGGCGCACCGTCGGCGCGGGGACGGTCACGGCCGTGCTCGACTGA